In Flavobacterium gelatinilyticum, a genomic segment contains:
- a CDS encoding RNA methyltransferase, translating to MNDNFINEYFGIGIYNGKTPENLGVLWRSAQNLGATYIFTIGNRYAKQACDTHNAVKAIPYFHYDTFEAFFENLPKGARLVGVELHDKALDLETFEHPRRCVYLLGAEDHGLPKRAMEKCHHLVKFKSEKSLNVAVAGTIVMYDRNLPKPRS from the coding sequence ATGAATGACAACTTTATAAATGAATACTTTGGCATAGGGATCTACAATGGTAAAACACCTGAAAATTTAGGCGTTTTGTGGCGATCAGCTCAAAATTTAGGCGCAACCTATATATTTACGATAGGCAATAGATATGCTAAACAAGCCTGTGACACCCATAATGCCGTTAAAGCAATTCCGTATTTTCACTATGATACTTTCGAAGCTTTTTTCGAAAATCTGCCTAAAGGAGCGCGATTAGTTGGTGTTGAATTACATGATAAGGCTTTAGACTTAGAAACCTTCGAACACCCGCGACGCTGCGTTTATTTATTAGGGGCAGAAGACCACGGTCTACCTAAAAGAGCAATGGAAAAATGCCATCATTTAGTTAAATTCAAATCTGAAAAAAGCTTAAATGTCGCTGTAGCAGGAACAATTGTAATGTACGACAGAAACCTGCCTAAACCCCGATCTTAA